Proteins from a single region of Harmonia axyridis chromosome 4, icHarAxyr1.1, whole genome shotgun sequence:
- the LOC123677599 gene encoding uncharacterized protein LOC123677599: MQDLEERTIYDYGDSTPRSGRKKSLRELGLKRIWSAVRSSNSSSSSTCDHDANETPLEGAKVAPNCSLPLLQVWPSSDSPRGEADGQSFVFPVCAEDATSPTSTCGEINHHNDSGIESIQASPLPACTSTTPVPSPTPSIRRPSTSLLHPDHARFLRLHPLVSPEHTSTEDISDGHNHLSPSSSTNSSLNSVAAAANTAAVHMTGARHSDPLDFGRRRSSTMTARYSLFDALDLEYALLRAAARGSVGPYSLSESLHKLTFTQSLAFPALARGLAGKRRRSYQSSNTRPLNSAEGGLNAFAKVVTALVLVLVSVLVFAVVYKFVRT; the protein is encoded by the exons aaatcattGAGGGAACTGGGCTTGAAACGCATCTGGTCAGCAGTGCGATCCTCCAATAGCAGTTCCAGTTCAACCTGCGATCATGACGCCAACGAAACTCCTTTGGAGGGTGCGAAGGTCGCCCCCAACTGTTCGCTTCCGCTCCTACAG GTATGGCCCAGCAGCGATTCACCCCGTGGCGAGGCCGACGGCCAGAGTTTCGTGTTCCCCGTCTGTGCCGAGGATGCCACCTCGCCAACCTCGACCTGCGGGGAGATAAATCACCACAACGATTCAGGCATTGAATCGATACAG GCATCACCCTTACCCGCTTGTACATCGACGACACCAGTACCTTCCCCAACGCCCAGTATAAGAAGGCCTAGTACCTCTTTGCTCCATCCAGACCACGCCAGATTCCTCAGGCTCCATCCACTGGTATCTCCAGAGCATACGTCGACAGAAGATATTTCGGACGGCCACAACCACCTATCACCATCGTCTTCAACGAATTCTTCCTTGAATTCTGTCGCAGCTGCTGCAAATACGGCAGCTGTTCATATGACAGGGGCAAGGCACAGTGATCCTCTGGATTTTG GTAGACGAAGATCATCAACGATGACAGCAAGGTACTCCCTCTTTGACGCCTTAGATCTAGAATACGCCCTTCTAAGAGCAGCCGCAAGGGGCAGTGTGGGGCCTTACTCTTTAAGCGAAAGTCTCCACAAGCTGACCTTCACCCAGAGTCTGGCTTTTCCCGCCCTAGCTCGAGGGTTGGCAGGAAAGAGACGAAGATCCTACCAGAGCAGCAATACAAGGCCTCTCAACTCAGCAGAAGGAGGCCTCAACGCTTTCGCGAAAGTTGTGACTGCCCTTGTTCTTGTACTTGTTAGTGTTTTGGTGTTTGCGGTTGTGTACAAGTTCGTGAGAACATGA